From a single Desulfofundulus luciae genomic region:
- the iolO gene encoding 5-keto-L-gluconate epimerase: MKKCIVVSGPTRFAALAFKDGFTASIRKVAQLGYDAVELAIRDPRAIDVEDIEKLLASVSLPVAAIGTGQAYGDEGLSFTDPEESVRQKAIQRVKDHIALAARWQSQVIIGLIRGKVTAGTPRELAQSWLVAALQECCALAEQQGVNLVLEPINRYETDLINTIAEAIELIRLVGSDNLKILADTFHMNIEEPSIVESIKTAGPYLTHFHIADSNRWAPGYGHLDFPSIISTLKEINYQGAVSAEILPKPDPETCAGATINYLVRLGL; the protein is encoded by the coding sequence ATGAAGAAATGCATTGTAGTTTCCGGACCCACCCGCTTTGCCGCCCTGGCCTTTAAAGACGGCTTTACTGCAAGCATTCGCAAAGTGGCCCAACTGGGATACGACGCGGTGGAGCTGGCCATCCGGGATCCCCGCGCCATCGATGTGGAGGACATAGAAAAACTCCTGGCCAGCGTAAGCTTACCCGTAGCGGCCATTGGCACGGGTCAGGCATACGGGGATGAAGGGTTAAGCTTTACCGACCCCGAGGAAAGCGTACGTCAGAAGGCCATTCAACGTGTGAAAGATCACATCGCCCTGGCCGCCCGCTGGCAAAGTCAGGTGATAATCGGCCTGATCCGGGGAAAAGTCACCGCCGGTACGCCCAGGGAACTGGCCCAGTCCTGGCTGGTGGCGGCGCTGCAGGAATGTTGCGCCCTGGCCGAACAACAGGGGGTAAACCTGGTTCTGGAACCCATAAACCGGTATGAAACGGATCTAATCAATACCATTGCCGAAGCCATCGAATTAATCCGCCTGGTCGGTTCTGACAATCTGAAAATACTGGCCGATACCTTCCACATGAACATTGAGGAACCCTCAATCGTGGAAAGCATCAAAACCGCAGGCCCTTATCTAACCCATTTTCACATCGCCGACAGTAACCGCTGGGCCCCGGGTTACGGGCATTTGGATTTTCCATCCATCATCAGTACCTTAAAAGAGATCAATTATCAAGGGGCCGTTTCCGCAGAGATTCTTCCCAAACCCGATCCTGAAACCTGTGCCGGGGCTACCATTAATTATTTAGTCAGGCTGGGTTTATAG
- a CDS encoding DUF3795 domain-containing protein, which produces MATGPCGLACDACGLYNRGKCASCGPGNSIEARAKINIQEQLGFRCPVLACAITRNIDYCSRDCSEFPCSRYERGPYPLSQSFLQMYRRRSGPQH; this is translated from the coding sequence ATGGCTACCGGTCCCTGTGGGCTGGCCTGCGATGCCTGTGGCCTGTACAACCGGGGCAAATGTGCGTCCTGCGGTCCCGGCAACAGCATTGAAGCTCGGGCCAAAATCAACATTCAGGAACAGTTGGGTTTTCGCTGCCCCGTGCTGGCCTGCGCCATTACCCGGAACATCGATTACTGCTCCCGGGATTGTTCCGAATTTCCCTGTTCCCGCTATGAGCGTGGTCCCTATCCGTTGAGCCAGAGTTTTTTGCAAATGTACAGGCGCCGATCCGGTCCCCAGCATTAG
- the cooS gene encoding anaerobic carbon-monoxide dehydrogenase catalytic subunit, with protein MAKRERVQLGGRVSVHDSVQEMYEHIHRDGLTNVWDRFEPQEKIRCNFCLAGVSCQLCTNGPCRISDNVGAILGVCGIDRNAMAMRDMLLRNVMGTATYTHHAYEAFRTLKATAQGKTPFSITDKDKLYSFAGQVKVDTNGSPEQVAIRLADFLISELYRDYDEPSTMVEVFAPEPRKKLWRELAIYPAGVIHEIKDATASCLTNVDGHFVSLAQKGLRLGIACIYGAQIGLEMVQDILFGTPMPHEVEVDLGIMDPDYVNIVFNGHEPWIGVATILAARDTQVQARAREAGAKGVRVTGSIESGQEVLQRFTIDDVFRGLTGNWLTIEPLLATGTVDVFAMDENCSPPWLAPYAEKYGVTLVCVSDLVRMPGVEKHLDYKPTEVASQARELIRLGIENFRKRRGRITPRVPRRVQKAIAGFSTEAVLKALGGRLDPLVDVLKAGKIKGVVALVNCTTISTGPHDYMTVELARELIRRNILIVSGGCGNHALEVAGLASLEAAEQAGEGLREICRSLNIPPVLSFGTCTDTGRISMLVTTVANHLGVDTSALPVAVTAPQYLEQKATIDGLFALAFGLYTHLSPTPPVTGGPDLVKLLTEDMEGITGGKVALGDDPVQAANGIEEHINKKRAALGI; from the coding sequence ATGGCCAAAAGGGAAAGGGTCCAGCTAGGCGGCCGGGTCAGTGTACACGACTCGGTCCAGGAAATGTACGAGCATATCCACCGGGACGGTTTAACCAATGTATGGGATCGCTTTGAACCCCAGGAGAAAATCCGGTGTAACTTCTGCCTGGCGGGAGTTAGCTGCCAGCTTTGTACCAATGGTCCCTGCCGCATTTCGGATAACGTAGGAGCCATTCTGGGTGTATGCGGCATCGACCGCAACGCTATGGCCATGCGGGACATGCTTTTGCGCAACGTGATGGGTACCGCCACCTATACCCACCACGCCTACGAAGCCTTCCGCACCCTCAAGGCCACGGCGCAGGGGAAAACGCCTTTTTCCATCACAGATAAAGATAAGCTGTACAGCTTCGCCGGGCAGGTAAAGGTAGATACCAACGGTTCTCCCGAACAGGTGGCCATTCGCCTGGCCGATTTTCTGATCAGCGAACTTTACCGCGACTACGATGAACCCAGCACCATGGTGGAAGTTTTCGCCCCCGAACCACGGAAAAAACTATGGCGGGAACTGGCCATTTACCCTGCCGGAGTGATACATGAAATTAAAGACGCTACTGCCAGTTGCCTGACCAATGTGGACGGGCACTTTGTTTCTTTGGCCCAAAAGGGTCTGCGCCTGGGCATAGCCTGTATATACGGCGCCCAGATCGGCCTGGAAATGGTGCAGGACATCCTTTTTGGCACCCCCATGCCCCATGAGGTGGAAGTGGACCTGGGCATCATGGACCCGGACTACGTGAACATCGTGTTCAACGGACATGAACCCTGGATTGGCGTGGCCACCATTCTGGCCGCCCGGGACACCCAGGTCCAGGCCCGGGCCCGGGAGGCGGGCGCAAAGGGCGTGCGGGTAACCGGTTCCATCGAAAGCGGCCAGGAGGTACTCCAGCGATTCACCATTGACGATGTCTTCCGGGGATTAACGGGAAACTGGCTGACCATTGAACCCCTGTTGGCCACCGGTACGGTAGACGTCTTTGCCATGGACGAAAACTGTTCTCCCCCCTGGCTGGCCCCTTATGCCGAAAAATACGGGGTTACTCTGGTATGCGTCTCCGACCTGGTGCGCATGCCCGGGGTGGAAAAACACCTGGACTATAAGCCCACGGAAGTGGCCAGTCAGGCCCGGGAACTGATCCGCCTGGGCATTGAAAATTTCAGGAAACGTCGCGGCCGCATTACACCCAGGGTGCCCAGGAGAGTGCAAAAGGCCATTGCCGGGTTTTCCACCGAAGCGGTACTCAAAGCACTGGGGGGCAGGCTGGACCCCCTGGTGGATGTGCTTAAGGCCGGAAAAATTAAAGGCGTGGTGGCCCTGGTCAACTGCACCACCATTTCCACCGGTCCCCACGACTACATGACCGTGGAGTTGGCGAGAGAACTGATCCGGCGCAACATACTGATCGTCAGCGGCGGTTGCGGCAACCACGCCCTGGAAGTGGCCGGCTTGGCCAGTCTGGAAGCGGCAGAACAGGCGGGGGAGGGCCTCCGGGAAATCTGCCGGTCTTTAAATATCCCTCCGGTGCTCAGTTTCGGTACCTGTACTGACACGGGGCGCATCTCCATGCTGGTCACCACCGTGGCCAACCACCTGGGGGTGGACACCAGTGCCCTGCCCGTGGCCGTAACCGCGCCGCAGTACCTGGAGCAAAAGGCCACCATTGACGGGCTTTTTGCCCTAGCCTTTGGCCTTTACACCCATCTTTCGCCCACTCCTCCGGTAACCGGGGGCCCCGACCTGGTCAAGCTGTTGACCGAAGATATGGAAGGCATTACCGGAGGGAAGGTTGCCCTGGGAGACGACCCGGTGCAGGCGGCCAACGGCATTGAGGAACACATTAACAAAAAACGTGCCGCCCTGGGAATTTAA
- a CDS encoding LysM peptidoglycan-binding domain-containing protein, with amino-acid sequence MAKGKDPQWETRINREPVLVGSGRIISEQGDVVAATGRRTAVFAPENNIYRLLSTIDVPAEVLSLTVGMGNFTPDQIIAGTLDKILTWSARGETIIPFWSTPPEPEARFVSLALGDVNGDGRLEVVAAAEGAGAFYVYEQPEMPGAGMNLQLLAIRLVPGAPQKVTVIERTGMLPLIAVAFLEAGNWGIVTFSYTERGFVSGPLLERLPAGLTAMASGRLTGATGEDLAWGGDDGRVRVMAVEETLSTVLTTDDLGSTISALAVGRLGDREVLAAGTPEGHIFIYPVPVFSPSPEQAITVEVPVNDLVFTANGRLVVGSREGRVLVTWMGSGSSFFLHRVRPGETLWALARRYNTSVEEIIRLNGLTNPDCIYPGDLLQIPLA; translated from the coding sequence ATGGCTAAAGGAAAGGACCCGCAGTGGGAAACCCGGATTAACCGGGAACCGGTGCTGGTGGGGAGCGGGAGAATCATCAGCGAGCAGGGGGACGTGGTGGCAGCCACCGGGCGCCGCACAGCCGTTTTCGCACCAGAAAATAATATTTACCGCCTGCTGAGTACTATCGATGTACCGGCGGAAGTATTAAGCCTGACAGTGGGAATGGGAAACTTCACGCCGGATCAGATTATTGCCGGCACCCTGGACAAGATCCTGACCTGGTCGGCCCGCGGGGAAACTATTATTCCCTTCTGGAGTACTCCGCCGGAACCCGAGGCCCGTTTCGTCAGTTTGGCCCTGGGAGACGTGAATGGGGACGGGCGGTTGGAAGTCGTAGCCGCCGCCGAGGGGGCAGGTGCTTTTTATGTTTATGAACAGCCGGAGATGCCGGGGGCAGGAATGAATCTCCAGTTGCTGGCCATCCGGCTGGTACCCGGGGCACCGCAGAAAGTAACCGTAATCGAACGAACCGGGATGTTACCTTTAATTGCAGTTGCTTTCCTGGAAGCAGGCAATTGGGGCATCGTTACTTTTTCCTATACGGAGAGGGGCTTTGTAAGCGGACCCTTACTGGAACGTCTGCCCGCCGGCTTGACGGCCATGGCATCCGGGAGATTAACAGGTGCCACCGGGGAAGATCTGGCCTGGGGCGGCGATGACGGGCGGGTCCGGGTAATGGCAGTGGAGGAAACCCTTTCTACCGTACTCACCACCGATGACCTGGGAAGCACCATCTCAGCCCTGGCCGTGGGGAGGTTGGGTGACCGGGAGGTGCTGGCAGCAGGAACCCCCGAAGGACATATCTTTATTTACCCCGTGCCGGTGTTTTCCCCGTCACCCGAACAGGCGATAACGGTAGAAGTTCCGGTTAATGACCTGGTTTTCACCGCTAACGGCCGACTGGTAGTGGGCAGCCGGGAAGGACGGGTTCTGGTAACCTGGATGGGCAGCGGTTCTTCTTTTTTCCTGCACCGGGTACGCCCCGGAGAAACCCTTTGGGCACTGGCCCGCCGTTATAACACATCGGTAGAGGAAATCATCCGGCTTAACGGGTTGACCAACCCTGATTGCATTTATCCGGGGGACCTCTTGCAAATTCCTTTGGCGTAA
- the iolN gene encoding 3-dehydro-scyllo-inosose hydrolase, which translates to MSKWGLPLKNGGHMDKADGIYLQNMTWKQIEERLKKNDIIIIPVGATEAHGPHACIGEDTFLVTRMAELVAQKTGCTVSQPLWWGSHPYHHVGMPGTVVVPEEIFIGMLKSIMAGYWNMGFRKMILLNGHGQEYVIPTAIHQFAKTYQLPMIVVNVNWYHAIQDQFKLKSEGGPYETNFIHADEVETSWSLALFPEMIRMEDAVDTQVKGYMPEGHVDKAGNLLHRPIAWYGHVGLGPIEVSAYPEGVVGKATLADAQKAIPGIEAFLDYMVKLHDDILKRFPPGVLPPIEEFTQRPREEVEAYLKGPLNGGRSIYELRYPPA; encoded by the coding sequence ATGAGCAAATGGGGTTTGCCTTTAAAAAACGGCGGGCACATGGACAAGGCCGATGGCATTTATCTCCAGAACATGACCTGGAAGCAAATCGAAGAGAGGCTGAAAAAGAACGACATCATCATCATCCCCGTGGGAGCCACCGAGGCGCACGGCCCTCACGCATGCATTGGCGAAGACACCTTCCTGGTCACCCGCATGGCTGAACTGGTTGCCCAAAAGACCGGTTGCACCGTGTCCCAACCCCTGTGGTGGGGCTCCCACCCCTATCACCACGTGGGGATGCCGGGCACCGTGGTGGTACCGGAAGAAATATTCATTGGCATGCTCAAATCCATCATGGCCGGGTACTGGAACATGGGCTTCCGCAAAATGATCCTGCTTAACGGCCACGGCCAGGAATACGTCATTCCCACTGCCATTCACCAGTTTGCCAAGACCTACCAGCTACCTATGATCGTAGTCAACGTTAACTGGTACCACGCCATTCAGGATCAGTTTAAACTGAAGTCCGAAGGCGGACCCTATGAAACCAACTTCATCCATGCTGACGAAGTAGAAACCTCCTGGTCGCTGGCCCTCTTCCCGGAAATGATCCGTATGGAAGACGCCGTAGATACACAGGTTAAAGGGTACATGCCCGAAGGACACGTGGACAAAGCGGGCAACCTGCTGCACCGCCCCATCGCCTGGTACGGTCATGTAGGTCTGGGGCCCATTGAAGTCTCCGCTTATCCGGAAGGCGTGGTTGGCAAAGCCACCCTGGCCGACGCCCAAAAGGCCATTCCAGGCATCGAAGCTTTCCTGGACTACATGGTTAAACTGCACGATGACATTCTCAAGCGTTTCCCGCCCGGAGTGCTGCCGCCCATTGAAGAGTTCACCCAGCGGCCCAGGGAAGAAGTGGAAGCCTATCTCAAAGGGCCCCTTAACGGCGGCCGGAGCATTTACGAGCTGCGCTACCCTCCCGCCTAA
- a CDS encoding methyl-accepting chemotaxis protein translates to MVEHKTANMSKVQDILIRYEKTALDLRGYMLTGNPSYLNAYLVETRYLQRDLSELAKHLQSNDERSLHLALQAAHADSEKYAQTAIRLRQNNQMEELTQYLQTSGDIITAVIYAGQALVDEEQRLLNLGKQENARRVKQAIALVPTMIVLALLVGLGVSLCMSRSIANPLVRIEKRAARIAAGDLTGEAVSVKTRDEVGRMARAFNQMAGSLKQIVQELRDKAQTLSSASQQLAATAEETAAMANETAATISQVATSARQVSDNAQEVSRTAAMASRHANDGTRAIMQITAQMENMARVSEAASRAMESLKSKSQNISAMVELITQIADQTNLLALNAAIEAARAGEHGRGFAVVAEEVRNLAEQSARVAQEIQKVIESIQQETKEAVNATETSAREIEAGNQVVTEVKRSLQEIIRSVQELSSRIQEVAAAAQDISTGVQDVTAAAEEQSSAMEELSTTAESLSGIASELKNLSSRFKV, encoded by the coding sequence TTGGTAGAACATAAAACGGCAAACATGAGTAAAGTTCAGGATATCCTTATACGGTATGAGAAAACGGCCCTGGATTTACGAGGCTACATGCTTACCGGCAATCCCAGTTATCTCAATGCCTATTTGGTGGAAACCAGGTACCTGCAAAGGGACCTTTCCGAACTGGCCAAACACCTGCAAAGCAACGACGAACGCTCGTTGCACTTGGCCCTTCAAGCAGCCCACGCCGATTCTGAAAAATATGCCCAGACGGCAATCCGGCTCAGGCAAAATAACCAAATGGAAGAATTAACCCAGTATCTCCAAACCAGTGGGGATATAATCACCGCAGTTATCTACGCCGGCCAGGCCCTGGTGGATGAAGAACAGCGGCTTTTGAACTTGGGAAAGCAAGAAAACGCCAGGCGGGTTAAGCAGGCTATAGCCCTGGTCCCGACGATGATCGTCTTAGCCTTACTTGTCGGCCTGGGGGTTAGTTTATGTATGTCCCGCTCAATTGCCAACCCCCTGGTCAGAATTGAAAAAAGGGCTGCCCGCATTGCAGCCGGCGACCTGACCGGCGAAGCAGTAAGCGTCAAAACCCGGGATGAGGTGGGCCGGATGGCCCGGGCGTTCAACCAAATGGCCGGCAGTTTAAAACAAATAGTGCAGGAGTTGAGGGACAAAGCCCAAACCCTGTCCTCCGCTTCCCAGCAACTGGCTGCCACCGCTGAAGAGACTGCCGCCATGGCCAACGAAACGGCAGCTACCATCAGCCAGGTAGCTACCTCGGCCCGGCAGGTATCCGACAACGCCCAGGAGGTGTCCCGGACCGCGGCTATGGCATCCCGGCATGCTAACGATGGTACCCGGGCTATCATGCAAATTACCGCCCAGATGGAAAACATGGCCCGGGTTTCGGAAGCCGCCTCCCGGGCCATGGAAAGCTTAAAATCCAAGTCACAGAACATCAGCGCTATGGTGGAACTGATTACCCAAATTGCCGATCAAACCAACCTGCTGGCTTTAAATGCAGCCATTGAGGCCGCCAGGGCCGGTGAGCACGGCCGTGGTTTTGCAGTAGTTGCCGAAGAAGTACGCAATCTGGCAGAACAATCGGCCCGGGTGGCACAGGAAATACAGAAGGTCATTGAATCAATCCAGCAGGAAACGAAAGAAGCAGTGAACGCAACAGAAACCAGTGCCCGGGAGATCGAAGCCGGAAACCAGGTGGTAACAGAAGTAAAACGCTCCCTGCAGGAGATTATCCGCTCGGTACAGGAACTTTCTTCCCGTATACAGGAGGTGGCTGCAGCCGCCCAGGACATTTCCACCGGAGTGCAGGACGTCACGGCCGCAGCCGAGGAACAGTCTTCTGCCATGGAAGAATTATCGACTACTGCCGAATCTTTGTCCGGTATCGCCAGTGAACTAAAGAATCTGTCCTCCAGGTTTAAAGTGTAG
- a CDS encoding methyl-accepting chemotaxis protein, translating to MGEEVGIYVSDLERYIYCDPGRVGLSLKAGDIVKEGSVTALALDTGKRQTRRVGKEVYGIPYIGISYPITDPRTGKIVGTLGMTTPITRQENLISLSEEMENQINTIAMATSNLSATSEELAATTENLNNNAQKIRNEIKKTDGIVALIEEIAEQTHLLGLNAAIEAARVGDAGRGFNVVAGEIRKLSQDTQRSVKEIMQTLHDVQQSILDLTNSIEQMSMAAQQQAASSQEINASVNELAAVSGQLKKLADELVV from the coding sequence TTGGGTGAAGAGGTGGGTATATACGTCTCGGACCTGGAACGGTACATATATTGCGATCCGGGGCGTGTAGGCCTCTCTCTAAAAGCAGGGGATATCGTCAAAGAAGGCAGCGTGACGGCCCTGGCTCTGGACACCGGCAAAAGACAAACCAGACGGGTGGGAAAAGAGGTCTACGGCATACCTTACATCGGCATTTCTTATCCTATTACCGACCCCAGGACGGGCAAAATAGTCGGTACCCTGGGCATGACCACCCCCATTACACGCCAGGAAAATCTAATCTCATTATCAGAAGAAATGGAAAACCAGATTAACACCATTGCCATGGCCACCTCAAACCTTTCCGCCACCTCGGAAGAACTGGCGGCGACCACGGAGAACCTGAACAACAATGCCCAAAAGATCAGGAACGAAATTAAGAAAACCGATGGTATTGTCGCCCTCATCGAGGAAATCGCCGAGCAGACTCACCTGCTGGGTTTGAATGCGGCCATTGAAGCGGCCCGGGTGGGTGACGCCGGACGGGGTTTTAATGTGGTGGCCGGGGAAATACGCAAACTATCCCAGGATACCCAGCGCTCGGTTAAAGAGATCATGCAGACCCTGCATGACGTACAGCAATCCATTCTGGACCTGACTAACTCAATTGAGCAGATGTCTATGGCTGCCCAGCAACAGGCTGCCTCGTCCCAGGAAATTAACGCTTCTGTCAACGAACTGGCTGCCGTATCCGGGCAACTGAAAAAACTGGCCGACGAACTGGTCGTTTAA
- a CDS encoding zinc-dependent alcohol dehydrogenase family protein: MQETMLAAIFSAPGELSLKEVPVPTIKKADEVLLKVEAASICGTDLHILHVPPGHPGTIGAILGHEYVGEVLAVGDEVKGIAPGDRVVVDPNVTCGNCRYCKMGQPNMCENMTTLGIFIDGGFAEYNVAPARALHKISKKIPPEIAVFAEPLSCVVNATQKIALHPGETVVVLGAGPIGLYFTMLLKAAGAGKIIVSEVSDFRKQYALTCGATRVVDPTREDLAAMVMEETGIGADVVVDAVGCLFKDTLNLARRGGRILLFGQNQNARAEIVQNVITRYELTVMGSFIAKYTFPATIKILESGILPLDKLITHRLSLQEIEKGFAAMRKGEAIEVVITP; the protein is encoded by the coding sequence ATGCAGGAAACCATGCTGGCAGCAATCTTTTCCGCTCCGGGCGAACTGAGCTTAAAGGAAGTACCTGTACCCACCATTAAAAAGGCTGATGAAGTGCTCCTGAAAGTGGAGGCAGCCAGTATCTGCGGTACCGACCTGCATATTCTCCATGTTCCACCGGGGCACCCCGGCACCATCGGCGCCATATTGGGCCATGAATATGTAGGAGAAGTCCTGGCCGTAGGCGATGAAGTTAAGGGGATAGCACCCGGTGACCGGGTAGTGGTAGATCCCAACGTCACCTGTGGGAATTGCCGCTACTGCAAAATGGGCCAGCCCAACATGTGCGAAAACATGACGACCCTGGGTATTTTCATTGACGGCGGCTTTGCGGAATATAACGTTGCCCCGGCCAGGGCGCTGCACAAAATCAGCAAGAAAATCCCCCCGGAAATCGCCGTATTTGCCGAACCCCTTTCCTGTGTAGTCAATGCCACGCAAAAGATCGCCTTGCATCCCGGAGAAACGGTGGTTGTGCTGGGGGCAGGTCCCATTGGTCTGTATTTCACCATGCTTTTGAAAGCCGCTGGCGCCGGCAAAATCATTGTTTCCGAGGTATCGGATTTCCGCAAGCAATATGCCCTAACCTGCGGAGCCACCCGGGTAGTGGATCCGACGAGAGAAGACCTGGCGGCAATGGTAATGGAGGAAACGGGCATCGGCGCCGATGTGGTGGTGGATGCGGTAGGGTGCCTCTTTAAGGACACACTTAATCTGGCCCGCCGGGGCGGAAGGATCCTGTTGTTTGGCCAGAATCAAAATGCCCGCGCAGAAATCGTACAAAATGTTATCACCCGCTACGAGCTTACGGTCATGGGCAGCTTCATCGCCAAATACACCTTCCCGGCCACCATCAAGATCCTGGAAAGCGGCATTTTACCGCTGGATAAATTAATTACCCATCGCTTAAGCCTGCAGGAAATCGAAAAGGGTTTTGCCGCCATGCGAAAAGGCGAAGCCATTGAAGTGGTAATAACACCGTAG
- a CDS encoding sugar kinase has translation MAAKVVCFGEIMLRLSTPGYQRFVQAQSFDVTYGGGEANVAVSLANFGLDAYFVTKVPNNPIGQSAVNHLRRFGVNTSYIARGGNRLGIYFLETGASQRPSKVVYDRAHSAIAEARPEDFNWPEILAGARWFHFTGITPALSDNVAEITLAAARTAKELGLTVSCDLNYRKNLWTPEKANQVMSRLMEYVDVCIANEEDAEKVFGIKAAGSDVIKGALSDAGYRDVARQLVERFGFKYVAITLRESYSASDNGWSALLYDGKEFYKSRKYDIRIVDRVGGGDSFGGGLIYSLLTGKGPEEAINFAVAASCLKHTIPGDFNMVTVDEVETLVKGDGSGRVQR, from the coding sequence ATGGCTGCCAAGGTAGTTTGTTTCGGAGAAATTATGCTGCGCCTGTCCACTCCCGGTTACCAAAGGTTTGTGCAGGCCCAGTCCTTCGATGTCACCTACGGTGGGGGAGAAGCCAACGTGGCCGTTTCTCTGGCCAATTTTGGCCTGGACGCCTATTTTGTAACCAAAGTACCCAATAATCCCATCGGCCAGAGCGCGGTAAACCATTTACGCCGGTTTGGGGTTAATACCAGCTACATTGCCCGGGGCGGAAACCGGTTGGGCATCTATTTCCTGGAAACCGGAGCTTCCCAGCGTCCTTCCAAGGTGGTTTATGACCGGGCCCATTCCGCCATTGCCGAAGCCCGGCCCGAAGATTTCAACTGGCCGGAAATCCTGGCAGGTGCCAGGTGGTTTCACTTCACCGGCATTACGCCAGCTTTAAGCGACAATGTGGCCGAAATTACCCTGGCGGCCGCAAGGACCGCCAAAGAGCTGGGCCTTACCGTGAGCTGTGACCTCAATTACCGCAAGAATCTTTGGACACCGGAGAAGGCCAACCAGGTTATGTCCCGTCTCATGGAATATGTGGACGTGTGCATCGCCAACGAAGAGGATGCCGAAAAGGTCTTTGGGATCAAAGCAGCCGGTTCCGATGTCATCAAAGGCGCTTTAAGCGATGCCGGTTACCGGGATGTAGCCCGGCAGCTGGTCGAACGCTTTGGATTTAAATATGTGGCCATTACCTTAAGGGAAAGCTACTCGGCATCGGACAACGGCTGGTCGGCACTGCTTTACGACGGCAAAGAGTTTTATAAATCCCGTAAATACGATATCCGTATAGTGGACCGGGTAGGCGGCGGGGATTCTTTTGGCGGGGGCCTTATCTATTCTTTGCTGACCGGCAAGGGGCCTGAGGAAGCAATTAACTTTGCCGTGGCCGCTTCCTGCCTGAAACACACCATCCCCGGCGATTTTAACATGGTTACCGTAGACGAGGTGGAAACCCTGGTCAAAGGCGACGGCTCGGGCCGGGTACAAAGGTAG
- a CDS encoding bifunctional 2-keto-4-hydroxyglutarate aldolase/2-keto-3-deoxy-6-phosphogluconate aldolase, with translation MLKKHVHLKQILDCGIVAVVRAETPGQALKVAEAVRKGGITAIEITMTVPGAIDVIRELVSNFRPEEMLVGAGTVLDAETARLAMLAGAEFIVGPNLNPEVVRISNRYQKICMPGAMSVTEVVQAMELGADVVKIFPGSIFGPEIIKAIRGPLPQAPLMPTGGVSLDNVDRWIKAGAVAVGVGSEITKKGLQNNDYDLITETARAFVEKIRAARQQ, from the coding sequence GTGCTAAAAAAACACGTCCACTTGAAACAAATCCTTGATTGTGGCATTGTCGCCGTAGTGCGGGCTGAAACACCCGGACAAGCTCTGAAGGTAGCGGAAGCCGTACGCAAGGGCGGCATTACAGCCATTGAAATCACCATGACGGTGCCTGGAGCAATCGACGTGATCAGGGAACTGGTCAGCAATTTTCGCCCAGAGGAGATGCTGGTAGGGGCGGGTACCGTGCTGGATGCGGAAACCGCGCGCCTCGCCATGCTGGCCGGAGCAGAATTTATTGTCGGACCCAATTTGAATCCAGAAGTGGTACGCATCTCCAACCGTTATCAAAAAATCTGTATGCCCGGCGCCATGTCCGTAACGGAAGTGGTGCAGGCTATGGAGCTGGGCGCCGACGTGGTAAAGATTTTCCCGGGCAGCATCTTTGGACCGGAAATTATCAAGGCCATCAGAGGGCCCCTGCCCCAGGCTCCCTTGATGCCCACCGGCGGAGTTAGCCTGGACAACGTAGACCGCTGGATCAAGGCAGGAGCGGTAGCCGTGGGGGTTGGCAGCGAAATTACCAAAAAGGGCTTGCAGAACAACGACTATGACCTGATCACCGAAACCGCCCGGGCCTTTGTAGAAAAGATCCGGGCCGCCCGCCAGCAGTAA